In Nitrospirota bacterium, the genomic window TGAGGGCGGTGCATTCCATAGACATGGCCATCTCGGCCAGCCTGGACCTCCCGGTCACCCTGGCCATCCTCATCGAGCAGTTGCAGAACCAGCTCAAGGTGGACGCCGCGGCCGTTTTCCTCCTGGACCGCCATGCGCAGCAGTTGCAGTACGCGGCGGGCAAGGGGTTCCTCACCCAGGGCATAAGGCGGATGCTCCTGAGGCCGGGGCAGTGCGCGGCCGGCAAGGTGGTCCTGGAGAGAAAGCCCCTGTTCATCTCGGCGTCCCCCAAGGAAGACCCCCGCTTCTGCCCCGCGGGCCGCGAGTTTCTGCGGGAGGAGGGTTTCACCGGGTACGCCGCCGTGCCCCTCGTCTCCAAGGGAGAGGTAAAGGGTGTGCTTCAGCTCTTTCACAGGAGCCCCCTTCTGCCGGACCAGGAATGGAAAGACTTCCTGGAGACGGTGGCCGGGCAGGCCGCCATCGCCATAGACGACGCCACCCTGTTTGCCGACCTTCAGCAGGCCCACGGGCGGCTCATGGCGGCCTACGACTCCACCATCGAGGGCTGGTCCCGGGCCCTGGACTACCGGGACAAGGAGACGGAGGGGCACTCCCGGCGGGTGACGGAGGTGACCCTGCACGTAGCCCTTCTGATGGGTGTGCTGGAGGACCAGCTGGTCTATGTGCGCTGGGGGGCGCTGCTTCACGACATAGGCAAGCTGGGCGTGCCCGACAACATTCTGCTGAAGCCAGGCAAGCTCACCGCGGAGGAGTGGGCCGTCATGAAGCGCCACCCCGTCATAGCCCGGGACCTTCTGGCCCCCATCGAGTTTCTTCGTCCCGCTCTGGACATCCCCCTGTGCCACCACGAGCAATGGGACGGACAGGGCTATCCGCAGGGGCTTGGCGCCGAGGACATCCCCCTGGCGGCCCGCATCTTCTCGGTGGTGGACGTCTGGGACGCCCTGTCCTCCGACAGGCCCTACCGTCCCGCCTGGCCCGCGGAGAAGGTCCGGGCATTTATCGCCGAACAGTCCGGCCGGATGTTCGACCCGCGCGTCGTGGAGGTCTTCCTGGAGGCCGAAGACATATGGGACGGAAACTCCCCTCTGCTTGCCAGAACATGGCGCTTCGAGCGTTGACGCCGCGGACGCCCTGCTTTACACTGTGCCGGGAGGCCATGTCGAAGAAGCCCCTGGTCCCCTGCCGGGCGGAAAGCGAAGCCGCCTGAGAACCTGAGAAGAGGAAGTAACGCGACCGGGCTTTCCCGTGCCGAAGGGCACTGAGAAAGGGATTGCGCAGTCCGCGGCGTCCCGTGCGCGAAGGAAGGAGAGC contains:
- a CDS encoding PAS domain S-box protein, translating into MNRFSGSVLGWLMARPSWQVIVLAVVAAEALAVLANAFLSVFWLGGPTRGLFRMETVGVSVVSFLMAAGLVLFLRRFATAGSGGAGLRRMIDRWRLMEEALRESEEKYRAAMEAAQDAVFLANTETGIILDANRAAERLMGIPRMKLRGVHQSMLHPPEEAKRYKDIFHTHVRDISSPVEGVVARSDGARVPVEISAFVTVMGGQSVVAGVFRDLTDRRRAEEALLESEERFRTAFRTLPDAVTITRLGDSAIVDANDGFTVMSGYSREEALGRTPLELGLWENPPDMSLLSERLEKEGYVTSFEATFRRKDGNIAHGQVSAVVLVLGGEPHVLSAVRDVTGQDRDRERIHRQLAYLRAVHSIDMAISASLDLPVTLAILIEQLQNQLKVDAAAVFLLDRHAQQLQYAAGKGFLTQGIRRMLLRPGQCAAGKVVLERKPLFISASPKEDPRFCPAGREFLREEGFTGYAAVPLVSKGEVKGVLQLFHRSPLLPDQEWKDFLETVAGQAAIAIDDATLFADLQQAHGRLMAAYDSTIEGWSRALDYRDKETEGHSRRVTEVTLHVALLMGVLEDQLVYVRWGALLHDIGKLGVPDNILLKPGKLTAEEWAVMKRHPVIARDLLAPIEFLRPALDIPLCHHEQWDGQGYPQGLGAEDIPLAARIFSVVDVWDALSSDRPYRPAWPAEKVRAFIAEQSGRMFDPRVVEVFLEAEDIWDGNSPLLARTWRFER